Proteins encoded in a region of the Cupriavidus pauculus genome:
- a CDS encoding LysR family transcriptional regulator yields MDHFKQLETFVSVASRGSLSAAAAAEGVAPAIIGRRIDALEERLGVKLLVRTTRRLTLTFEGSAFLEDCQRILNDLHNAEASVSAGGVKASGHLRVTAPAGFGRKHVAPVVPLFIESHPDVTITLDLADRVVDLVNEGFDCAIRLGDLPDSNLVSIRLAENRRVVVASPAYLARAGTPPDPESLARHNCLAFGASANVQRGWVFQQDGQPVTVKVGGTMECTDGAVLHEWCLQGHGLAWRSWWEVGHEIAAGRLVTVLDEFQAPPIGIHAVFPQRKHLPLRVRLFIDHLKNTYGNPAYWRRAEQAAALAAEAGHDIVA; encoded by the coding sequence GTGGACCACTTCAAACAACTCGAGACGTTCGTGTCGGTCGCATCACGCGGCAGCCTCTCTGCGGCCGCCGCGGCCGAGGGGGTGGCGCCCGCGATCATCGGCCGCCGCATCGACGCGCTCGAGGAACGTCTGGGCGTCAAGCTGCTGGTCCGCACCACGCGCCGCCTCACGCTGACCTTCGAGGGATCCGCGTTTCTCGAGGACTGCCAGCGCATCCTCAACGACCTGCACAACGCCGAGGCCAGCGTGTCCGCCGGCGGCGTCAAGGCCAGCGGCCACCTGCGCGTGACCGCGCCGGCCGGCTTCGGCCGCAAGCACGTGGCGCCGGTCGTGCCGCTGTTCATCGAATCGCACCCCGACGTCACCATTACGCTCGACCTCGCGGACCGCGTGGTGGACCTCGTCAACGAGGGGTTCGACTGCGCAATCCGGCTCGGCGATCTGCCCGACTCGAATCTCGTGTCGATCCGGCTGGCCGAAAACCGCCGCGTGGTCGTGGCCTCGCCGGCCTACCTCGCGCGCGCGGGCACGCCGCCCGATCCGGAATCCCTCGCGCGCCACAACTGCCTGGCGTTCGGCGCCAGCGCGAACGTCCAGCGTGGCTGGGTGTTCCAGCAGGACGGCCAGCCCGTGACCGTCAAGGTGGGTGGCACGATGGAATGCACGGACGGCGCGGTGCTGCACGAGTGGTGCCTCCAGGGCCATGGCCTCGCCTGGCGCTCGTGGTGGGAAGTCGGCCACGAGATCGCGGCCGGCCGGCTCGTGACCGTGCTCGACGAATTCCAGGCGCCCCCGATCGGCATCCACGCCGTCTTTCCGCAGCGCAAGCATCTGCCGCTGCGTGTACGGCTGTTTATCGATCATCTCAAGAACACCTACGGCAATCCCGCCTACTGGCGCCGCGCCGAGCAGGCGGCCGCGCTCGCGGCCGAGGCCGGCCACGACATCGTGGCGTAA